CGCGTGTTTTGCTTAGCTTGTTCATTGTCACCAGTTAACGTTTCCTTACTCATTTCAATGTACCAGTCACAGAAATCGTTCCAGATGAAATCGTACAAGGAACGGTTGGCTTCTCCAAAGTTGTACTTGTCGTAATTTTCCCGAACAGCTGCTACCGTCTTGTTCAAACGAGCTAAAATCCAGCGATCGGCAAGATTCCAGTCTGATTCAGCTGGCAACTCTGGTTTTTCCATTTCCCCGAGGTTCATGATTACGTACCGACTCGCGTTCCAAATCTTGTTGACAAACTTCCAGGAACCATCCATCTTGTCGTAACTAAACCGTTCGTCTTGACCGGGCGTCGTTCCGGTAGATAAGGACCATCGGAGGGCATCCGCACCGTATTGGTCAATCACGTCCATGGGGTCAATTCCGTTCCCAAGGGACTTACTCATCTTGCGACCCTGTTCATCCCGAATTAGACCGTGCAGTAAGACGTCCTTGAAAGGCCGCCGACCAGTAAAGTGGAGACTTTGGAAAATCATCCGGGAAATCCAGAAGAAGACCAGGTCGTAACCGGTAACCATCGTCGAAGTGGGGAAGTAGCGTTTGAAATCATGCGAGTCGGTGTCTGGCCAGCCCATGGTTGTAAACGGCCACAATCCAGATGAGAACCAGGTATCCAGCACGTCGGGATCCTGTTCCCAGTTTTCAATGTCCTTCGGTGCGGTTTCACCCACGTACATTTCACCAGTGTGCTTGTTGTACCACGCTGGAATTCGGTGTCCCCACCAGAGTTGCCGGGAAATAACCCAGTCGTGTACGTCTTCCATCCACCGACTAAACGTTTTTTCAAACCGTTCTGGGACAAAGTTCACCGCATCATCCGTTTGTTGGTTTTTCAAAGCGGCTTCTGCCAAGGGCTTCATCTTCACGAACCATTGGGTGGACAAGCGGGCTTCCACTTGAACTCCCGTCCGTTCGGAGTGTCCAACCGAATGGACGATTGGTTCAACCTTCAGCATCGCATCGGCGGCTTCCAGGTCATCAGCAATGGCTTTGCGGGCCTCAAACCGATCCATCCCGTTGTATTTCCCGGCGTTTTCGTTAAGGGACGCATCCTCGTTCATCGTGTTGATTTCTGCTAAATCATGTCGTTTCCCGACCTTAAAGTCATTCGGGTCGTGAGCCGGGGTAATCTTTACCATTCCAGTTCCAAAGTCAGGTGAAACATAGTGGTCTGCAATAATCGGAATTTCCCGATTAACCAACGGAACAATGACCGTCTTCCCCACTAAGTCTTTGTAACGTTCGTCACTTGGATTAACTGCCACAGCTACGTCCCCAAACATGGTTTCGGGCCGGGTCGTCGCAATTTCAATGTAATCCTTGCCAGCAAACGTGGTGTCACCCGTAAATTGATACTTCACGTGGTAAAAGGCACCCTTGTCGTCTTTATGTTCCACCTCAATGTCTGAGAGGGCCGTTCTAGCTTGGGGATCCCAGTTGATGATGTACTTAGCCCGGTAAATTAAGCCCTGGTTGTACAGGTCCACAAA
This genomic stretch from Fructilactobacillus carniphilus harbors:
- a CDS encoding valine--tRNA ligase, producing MSEEEAKTAMSTKFDPQAVEQGMYQKWVDEGVFKPSGDEKAKPYSIVLPPPNVTGKLHLGHAWNTTLQDMLIRQKRMEGYDTLWLPGMDHAGIATQAKVEAMLQDEGISRYDLGREKFIQQVWDWKDKFAATIHEQWAKLGLSLDYDRETFTLDDGVSKAVRKVFVDLYNQGLIYRAKYIINWDPQARTALSDIEVEHKDDKGAFYHVKYQFTGDTTFAGKDYIEIATTRPETMFGDVAVAVNPSDERYKDLVGKTVIVPLVNREIPIIADHYVSPDFGTGMVKITPAHDPNDFKVGKRHDLAEINTMNEDASLNENAGKYNGMDRFEARKAIADDLEAADAMLKVEPIVHSVGHSERTGVQVEARLSTQWFVKMKPLAEAALKNQQTDDAVNFVPERFEKTFSRWMEDVHDWVISRQLWWGHRIPAWYNKHTGEMYVGETAPKDIENWEQDPDVLDTWFSSGLWPFTTMGWPDTDSHDFKRYFPTSTMVTGYDLVFFWISRMIFQSLHFTGRRPFKDVLLHGLIRDEQGRKMSKSLGNGIDPMDVIDQYGADALRWSLSTGTTPGQDERFSYDKMDGSWKFVNKIWNASRYVIMNLGEMEKPELPAESDWNLADRWILARLNKTVAAVRENYDKYNFGEANRSLYDFIWNDFCDWYIEMSKETLTGDNEQAKQNTRNVLAYVLDQFLRLLHPVMPFVTEKIWLSMPHEGKSLVTAAYPEVHAEFTNENAESDMEHLIEIIKAVRNIRAEAGAPLGNPVDILIKTKDTDLQRVLENNREYLDRFGHPQKLEIGANVSVPDLAMTAVVTDAEVSIPLAELIDLHEEVQRLTKEVEKFQAEVDRAKLKLANEKFVANAPATVVDEERSKQADNEQKLVAAKKRLADVQAALDD